TGCAGGCCGTGCACGGCGACCTCACCGACGACAACGTGGTGTGGAGCGACCCCCGTCTCCGTGTTCCCGATGGTGTGATCGACCTCGGCGACCTCAACCGCACCTGGCCCGTCGCCGGCCTGGCGATCACGATCGCCTCCCTCCTGCATCACGAAGGGATCGACCTCCCCGCTGCCCTGCGCGCGCTGCGGGCCTACCATCGGGAGCGCCCGCTCACCGGGAGCGAGGCCGCGGCGCTCTGGCCGCTCGTGGTGTTGCGTGGCGTGCACCTCGTCGCGAGCGGACATCACGTGGTGACGCGTGAGCCCGACAACGCCTACGCCCGGGGGAATCTGCAGCAGGAGGAGCGGATCCTGTCGGCGGCGACATCGGTGCCCCTGGCTGTCGCGACGCGTCTCGTGCTGCGCGCGTTGGATCTTCCGGCACCCGTCGCCGACCTCCCTCGCCACGGCGCGTTGATGCCGGGGGTCCCTTCGGATGCCGTGGTCTCGGTCGACCTCTCGGCCGACAGTCCCGCCTTCGAAGACGGCACCTGGCTCGACCCCGCGATCGAGTCGTGGGTCGTGCGGGAGGCCCTCCTCTCCGACGCGCGCGCGGTGACGACCCGATTCGGCGAGGCCCGTCTGTCGCGGGCGTCCCGACATGCGCAGTCCGCCCCCGAGACGGTCGCGACCGGCGTCGACGTCTTCCTCGATGGCGAGGCCACCCTCGTCGCTCCCTGGAGCGGCATCCTCACCCGGACATCGCGCGGGCTTGCGCTGAGGGATGCCGAGAGTGCGCGGAGCGTCCTCCTCGAACTGCTGGGCGCGACACCGATCGGTGGCCCGCTCGACGCGGAGGTCGATCAGGGGGATCGCGCCGTCGAACGGGGCGCGGTCATCGGGACCGCGCGTACTCGCGTCTTCGTCCGTGTCGTGCGCGATGCCGACGTGGGGGAAGCGTCGGAAGGCATCGTGCCGGAGTTCGTCCCGGCGGCTCTCGCCGATGCGTGGCTCGCCGTCGTGGCCGATCCGACGGCGCTGCTGCCCGGTCGCCCCTCTCCGGTCGAACGCGCGGATCCCGCCGAGCTGCTGGCCCGCAGAGGCGCGGTGTTCGCCGAGGTGCAGGAGCACTATTACGAGGCGCCCCCGGTGGTCGCCCGCGGATGGAAGCAGTACCTCATCGACACCGATGGCCGCGTCTACCTCGACATGGTCAACAACGTCAGTGCGGTGGGCCACGCGCACCCGCGCGTCGCGGCGGCGGCCGGCCATCAGCTCCGCACGCTGAACACCAACTCGAGGTTCCACTATCCGGCCGTCGTGGAGTACGCCGAACGGCTCGCAGCGCTGACCCCCGCCGCACTCGACACCGTGTTCCTCGTCAACAGCGGCTCCGAAGCGGTCGATCTGTCGCTGCGCCTCGCCCGCGCGGCGACCGGGCGACGTGATGTGCTCGCCGTCCGCGAGTCGTATCACGGGTGGACCGACCTCGCCGATGCGGTCTCGACCTCGGTGGCCGACAACCCGGCGGCCCTCGCGACGCGGCCGGACTGGGTGCACACGGTCGACGCGCCGAACGCCTACCGGGGCGTGCATCGCGGTGTCGAAGCCGATCGCTACGCGCATGACGCAGTCGCCGAGATCGAGCGTCTGGCCGCGAGCGGCCGTGCGCCGGGCGCGTTCATCGCGGAGTCGTTCTTCGGCAACGCGGGCGGTGTCCCACTGCCGGACGGCTACCTCGACGCCGTGTACACCGCCGTGCGAGCGCACGGTGGTCTCGCCATCGCCGACGAGGTGCAGGTCGGGTT
The sequence above is drawn from the Candidatus Microbacterium colombiense genome and encodes:
- a CDS encoding aminotransferase, whose protein sequence is MTTDTPTASHSTSLVPPAPPQLTEADAVRIAADHFGVVGEARSLGSHEDRNFLVTVGAERLLLKIANPVTSLAEVSAQSAAAAHLSRTAVGIRVPQARATTDGEDVARVPHAGTVLHVRLLDFLDGGTLSGGAHLGAAAVEALGSLAAQVDLALADFDAPGVERPHQWDLRQSRVVLPELFAHLDDAVLRGRLAQIAEHAWAALEPVEDELPVQAVHGDLTDDNVVWSDPRLRVPDGVIDLGDLNRTWPVAGLAITIASLLHHEGIDLPAALRALRAYHRERPLTGSEAAALWPLVVLRGVHLVASGHHVVTREPDNAYARGNLQQEERILSAATSVPLAVATRLVLRALDLPAPVADLPRHGALMPGVPSDAVVSVDLSADSPAFEDGTWLDPAIESWVVREALLSDARAVTTRFGEARLSRASRHAQSAPETVATGVDVFLDGEATLVAPWSGILTRTSRGLALRDAESARSVLLELLGATPIGGPLDAEVDQGDRAVERGAVIGTARTRVFVRVVRDADVGEASEGIVPEFVPAALADAWLAVVADPTALLPGRPSPVERADPAELLARRGAVFAEVQEHYYEAPPVVARGWKQYLIDTDGRVYLDMVNNVSAVGHAHPRVAAAAGHQLRTLNTNSRFHYPAVVEYAERLAALTPAALDTVFLVNSGSEAVDLSLRLARAATGRRDVLAVRESYHGWTDLADAVSTSVADNPAALATRPDWVHTVDAPNAYRGVHRGVEADRYAHDAVAEIERLAASGRAPGAFIAESFFGNAGGVPLPDGYLDAVYTAVRAHGGLAIADEVQVGFGRLGEWFWGFEQQGVVPDIVAVAKAIGNGHPLGAVITTREIAAAYRREGYFFASTGGSPLSSVVGSTVLDIIRDEGLQENARTIGEYLREQVLALGNPLIGAVHGSGLYLGIELVIDQTTREPATPDTAGVCERMRDLGVIVQPTGDHQNVLKIKPPLCLEREDVDAFVAALSRALAGVS